In one Aquila chrysaetos chrysaetos chromosome 24, bAquChr1.4, whole genome shotgun sequence genomic region, the following are encoded:
- the RGS3 gene encoding regulator of G-protein signaling 3 isoform X9 → MPFFRDLSKPQPLEFHAEMLLGVQRPHNGSLQRRHTMKEAKDMKNRLGIFRRRNESPGANPSGKLDKVLKSLKPTPEEALKWGDSLEKLLLHKYGLAAFRAFLRTEFSEENLEFWLACEEFKKIKSQSKMVSKAKKIFAEYIAIQSCKEVNLDSYTREHTKENLQNITRSCFDLAQKRIYGLMEKDSYPRFLRSDLYLDIINQKKASSPL, encoded by the exons ATGCCCTTTTTCCGCGACCTTTCCAAGCCCCAGCCGCTGGAGTTCCATGCGGAGATGCTGCTGGGCGTGCAGAGACCACACAACGGCAGCCTGCAGCGCCGGCACACCATGAAGGA AGCCAAGGATATGAAGAACCGGCTGGGGATTTTTCGGCGACGAAACGAGTCCCCAGGGGCCAACCCCTCTGGCAAGCTGGACAAAGTGCTCAAATCGCTCAA GCCCACTCCTGAGGAAGCTCTCAAGTGGGGGGACTCcctggagaagctgctgctgcacaaaT ACGGGCTCGCTGCCTTCAGGGCCTTCCTGCGCACCGAGTTCAGTGAGGAGAACCTGGAGTTCTGGCTGGCCTGTGAGGAGTTCAAGAAGATCAAATCCCAGTCCAAGATGGTCTCCAAGGCCAAGAAGATATTCGCCGAGTACATCGCCATCCAGTCCTGCAAGGAG GTCAACCTGGACTCCTACACGCGGGAGCACACCAAGGAGAACCTGCAGAATATCACCCGCAGCTGCTTTGACCTCGCACAGAAGAGGATTTACGGGCTCATGGAGAAGGACTCGTACCCCCGCTTCCTCCGCTCTGACTTGTACTTAGACATAATTAACCAGAAGAAAGCCAGCTCCCCACTGTAG
- the RGS3 gene encoding regulator of G-protein signaling 3 isoform X10, with translation MYHAMVDFSEKYLERAKDMKNRLGIFRRRNESPGANPSGKLDKVLKSLKPTPEEALKWGDSLEKLLLHKYGLAAFRAFLRTEFSEENLEFWLACEEFKKIKSQSKMVSKAKKIFAEYIAIQSCKEVNLDSYTREHTKENLQNITRSCFDLAQKRIYGLMEKDSYPRFLRSDLYLDIINQKKASSPL, from the exons ATGTACCACGCGATGGTGGACTTTTCCGAAAAATACCTGGAAAG AGCCAAGGATATGAAGAACCGGCTGGGGATTTTTCGGCGACGAAACGAGTCCCCAGGGGCCAACCCCTCTGGCAAGCTGGACAAAGTGCTCAAATCGCTCAA GCCCACTCCTGAGGAAGCTCTCAAGTGGGGGGACTCcctggagaagctgctgctgcacaaaT ACGGGCTCGCTGCCTTCAGGGCCTTCCTGCGCACCGAGTTCAGTGAGGAGAACCTGGAGTTCTGGCTGGCCTGTGAGGAGTTCAAGAAGATCAAATCCCAGTCCAAGATGGTCTCCAAGGCCAAGAAGATATTCGCCGAGTACATCGCCATCCAGTCCTGCAAGGAG GTCAACCTGGACTCCTACACGCGGGAGCACACCAAGGAGAACCTGCAGAATATCACCCGCAGCTGCTTTGACCTCGCACAGAAGAGGATTTACGGGCTCATGGAGAAGGACTCGTACCCCCGCTTCCTCCGCTCTGACTTGTACTTAGACATAATTAACCAGAAGAAAGCCAGCTCCCCACTGTAG